The Terriglobales bacterium genome has a window encoding:
- the hrcA gene encoding heat-inducible transcriptional repressor HrcA encodes MAQSGQIGKREHAILTAIVETYIATGEPVGSRALARSNPEGLSPATIRNVMADLAESGYLEQPHTSAGRVPTPEAYRYFVEQITGKAHLSRADEGLIQGSFRGITDVQEFMERTSHVLSLVSHGVGVAVSAAGSQNALEHVYFSRLGDRKILAVVVTRSGLVRDRLLRLERDLEPGDLELAANYINENYRGWTLEAVRAEIGRLIERERNEYDRLTRSIAQLYEQGALADDERLPAVYVEGAANLVANENDREHLSQLLKTLEEKERVAELLAAYVDARQEAVRVVIGLEQAAPQLRNFVLIGAPARVGDEVMGSLAVIGPTRMDYEHTITAVSYIARLFDNLLNEH; translated from the coding sequence ATGGCGCAATCGGGCCAGATCGGCAAGCGTGAGCACGCCATCCTGACGGCCATCGTGGAGACCTATATTGCCACGGGCGAGCCGGTGGGCTCGCGGGCGCTGGCGCGCAGCAATCCCGAGGGCCTGAGCCCGGCCACCATCCGCAACGTGATGGCGGACCTGGCCGAGTCGGGCTACCTGGAGCAGCCGCACACCTCTGCTGGGCGCGTGCCCACACCCGAGGCCTACCGCTACTTCGTGGAGCAGATCACGGGCAAGGCGCACCTGTCGCGCGCTGATGAGGGCCTGATCCAGGGGTCGTTCCGGGGGATCACAGACGTGCAGGAGTTCATGGAGCGAACTTCGCACGTGCTCTCGCTGGTCTCGCACGGGGTGGGGGTGGCGGTGAGTGCCGCGGGATCGCAGAACGCGCTGGAGCACGTGTACTTCTCGCGCCTGGGTGACCGCAAGATCCTGGCAGTGGTGGTGACGCGCTCCGGGCTGGTGCGCGACCGGCTGCTGCGGCTGGAGCGCGACCTGGAGCCCGGCGACCTGGAGTTGGCTGCCAACTACATCAACGAGAACTACCGCGGCTGGACGCTGGAGGCGGTGCGTGCCGAGATCGGGCGCTTGATCGAGCGCGAACGCAACGAGTACGACCGCCTGACCCGATCCATCGCCCAGCTCTATGAGCAGGGGGCGCTGGCCGACGACGAGCGGCTGCCGGCGGTCTACGTGGAAGGCGCCGCCAACCTGGTGGCCAACGAGAACGACCGCGAGCACCTCAGCCAGTTGCTCAAGACGCTGGAAGAGAAGGAAAGGGTGGCGGAATTGCTGGCCGCCTACGTGGATGCGCGCCAGGAGGCGGTGCGGGTGGTGATCGGGCTGGAGCAGGCGGCGCCGCAGTTGCGCAACTTCGTGCTCATCGGGGCGCCGGCGCGGGTGGGCGACGAGGTGATGGGATCGCTGGCGGTCATCGGTCCCACCCGCATGGACTACGAGCACACCATCACGGCGGTCAGCTACATCGCCCGCCTCTTCGACAACCTGCTGAACGAGCACTGA
- the grpE gene encoding nucleotide exchange factor GrpE, producing MGKTNGKPEVEPKLDAEHELPAGGDEPDVVEEAGAPAAAPEVLRDEELRRLKREREELYDRLARMQAEFDNARKRAAKEQAEFREYAAAEVVKPLLPILDSLERALAHSPAGDELRAGVELIYKQMLDALGKMGLRVIPAVGEPFDPRLHQAVQMVDTTEVPDHHVLQELQRGYKLKERLLRPAMVRVARNPRK from the coding sequence ATGGGGAAGACGAACGGCAAACCCGAGGTCGAGCCGAAGCTGGATGCGGAGCACGAGCTGCCCGCCGGCGGGGATGAGCCCGACGTGGTGGAGGAAGCCGGCGCCCCGGCGGCCGCGCCCGAGGTCCTGCGCGACGAGGAACTGCGCCGCCTGAAGCGCGAGCGGGAAGAGCTGTACGACCGCCTGGCGCGCATGCAGGCGGAGTTCGACAACGCGCGCAAGCGCGCCGCCAAGGAGCAAGCCGAGTTCCGCGAGTACGCCGCCGCCGAGGTGGTCAAGCCGCTGCTGCCCATCCTCGACAGCCTGGAGCGCGCCCTGGCGCACTCCCCCGCGGGCGACGAACTCCGCGCCGGGGTCGAGCTCATCTACAAGCAGATGCTCGACGCGCTCGGCAAGATGGGCCTGCGGGTGATCCCCGCCGTGGGCGAACCCTTCGATCCCCGCCTCCACCAGGCGGTGCAGATGGTGGACACCACCGAAGTCCCCGACCATCACGTGCTGCAAGAGCTGCAGCGCGGCTACAAGCTGAAGGAGCGGCTGCTGCGCCCGGCGATGGTGCGGGTGGCGCGCAATCCCAGGAAGTAG
- a CDS encoding RsmE family RNA methyltransferase, whose translation MTRRRWIADEVCGDRAALVGEHAAHLARVLRARVGQEFDIAAAGRVRRGRVAAVSLERVEFELGGEVCIAVGLPLTLLLSIFKFDRLEWAIEKLTELGAARLVPVIAGRTDAHLAQAAGKRVERWRRIASEAAEQSRRANAPEVAAPAKLREAAAGVQGLRIFLDESEERITLKQALRERAPGQAVALAFGPEGGWTEEEAQGLRAAGWKAALLGGRILRAETAAIAATALVAAELEAES comes from the coding sequence ATGACGCGCCGCCGCTGGATCGCCGACGAGGTCTGCGGGGACCGGGCCGCGCTGGTGGGCGAGCATGCCGCGCACCTGGCGCGCGTGCTGCGGGCGCGCGTGGGCCAGGAGTTCGACATCGCCGCCGCCGGGCGCGTCCGCCGCGGGCGCGTGGCCGCGGTCAGCCTGGAGCGCGTGGAGTTCGAACTGGGAGGCGAGGTGTGCATCGCCGTCGGCCTGCCGCTCACCCTTTTGCTCTCCATCTTCAAGTTCGACCGCCTGGAGTGGGCCATCGAGAAGCTCACCGAGCTGGGGGCGGCGCGGCTGGTCCCGGTGATCGCGGGGCGCACCGACGCGCACCTGGCCCAGGCCGCGGGCAAGCGCGTGGAGCGATGGCGCCGGATCGCAAGCGAGGCTGCGGAGCAGTCGCGGCGGGCCAATGCTCCCGAAGTCGCAGCGCCGGCCAAGCTGCGGGAAGCGGCGGCCGGCGTCCAAGGCCTGCGCATCTTCTTGGACGAGTCGGAGGAAAGGATCACACTTAAGCAGGCGCTCCGCGAGCGGGCGCCCGGGCAGGCGGTGGCGCTGGCTTTCGGTCCGGAGGGCGGCTGGACCGAGGAGGAGGCGCAAGGGCTGCGTGCGGCGGGCTGGAAGGCGGCCTTGCTGGGCGGCCGTATTCTGCGCGCCGAGACCGCGGCCATCGCCGCGACAGCGCTGGTCGCGGCAGAACTGGAGGCGGAGTCCTAG
- a CDS encoding Mrp/NBP35 family ATP-binding protein — MHPPQMPGPQPLPGVRHVVAVGSGKGGVGKTTIAVNLAVALARMGSKVGLLDADIYGPNVPLMIGTSATPQLVGENRIVPLEQFGLKVLSVGFLNPGDKPLIWRGPMLHSILRQFLQQVEWGELDYLVIDLPPGTGDVAISLIQTVPVSGAIVVSTPSDVSLMDARKAIEMFRQVKVEVLGIVENMSYFICPHCHNEIDIFSKGGGERTAQQFGVPFLGRIELDPDIRKGGDTGRPVVLEGDSSPHAQSFFAFAKQVAARIAELGSRPPESVIRIH, encoded by the coding sequence ATGCATCCGCCGCAGATGCCCGGACCGCAGCCGCTCCCCGGAGTGCGCCACGTGGTGGCGGTGGGCTCGGGGAAGGGCGGGGTGGGCAAGACCACCATCGCGGTCAACCTGGCGGTGGCGCTGGCGCGCATGGGGAGCAAGGTCGGGTTGCTCGACGCCGACATCTACGGTCCCAACGTGCCGCTCATGATCGGCACCAGCGCCACCCCGCAACTGGTGGGCGAGAACCGCATCGTGCCCCTGGAGCAGTTCGGGTTGAAGGTGCTCTCGGTAGGATTCCTCAATCCCGGGGACAAGCCCCTGATCTGGCGCGGGCCCATGCTGCACAGCATCCTGCGGCAGTTCCTGCAGCAGGTGGAGTGGGGCGAACTGGACTACCTAGTCATCGACCTGCCGCCGGGCACGGGCGACGTGGCCATCTCCCTGATCCAGACGGTGCCGGTGAGCGGGGCCATCGTGGTCTCGACGCCCTCCGACGTCTCGCTGATGGACGCGCGCAAGGCCATCGAGATGTTCCGCCAGGTGAAGGTGGAGGTGCTGGGGATCGTGGAGAACATGAGCTACTTCATCTGCCCCCACTGCCACAACGAGATCGACATTTTCTCCAAGGGCGGGGGCGAGCGCACCGCCCAGCAGTTCGGCGTGCCCTTCCTAGGGCGCATCGAGTTGGACCCCGACATCCGCAAGGGCGGCGATACCGGGCGGCCGGTGGTGCTGGAAGGCGACTCCTCGCCGCACGCCCAGTCCTTCTTCGCCTTCGCCAAGCAAGTGGCGGCGCGCATCGCCGAACTCGGCAGCCGCCCGCCGGAGAGCGTCATCCGCATCCACTGA
- the dnaJ gene encoding molecular chaperone DnaJ — protein MANNGKRDYYEVLGVARMASDQEVKSAYRRLALQYHPDRNSSPDAEEKFKEASEAYSVLADADKRAAYDRYGHAGVGAAGAGFPDFNQVIFQDFSDILGDLFGFGDLFGTGSGRRRSRSRRGADLREDLSLEFEEAVFGAETTLGIRRHEHCESCRGSGLAPGKAAVRCATCGGHGQVRYQQGFFGVARTCSSCHGSGQVINDPCPQCHGEGQVLRERELAVKVPAGVEDGTRIRYAGQGEAGAHGGPPGDLYVVLAVKEHPFFEREGKDLYCGVPISISQAALGAQIKIPTLEGEHPLKIPEGTQSGTVFRVRHKGVPSLNGHGRGDLHVEVRVQIPSRLSKRQRELLEELAALTPVENKPQRRTLLSRMKEIFGS, from the coding sequence CTGGCCAACAACGGCAAACGCGATTACTACGAGGTCCTGGGCGTGGCACGCATGGCCAGCGACCAGGAGGTCAAGAGCGCCTACCGCAGGCTGGCCCTGCAGTATCACCCCGACCGCAACTCCTCTCCCGACGCGGAGGAGAAGTTCAAGGAGGCCAGCGAGGCTTACAGCGTGCTGGCGGACGCGGACAAGCGCGCCGCCTACGACCGCTACGGGCACGCGGGAGTGGGCGCGGCGGGCGCCGGCTTCCCCGACTTCAACCAGGTCATCTTCCAGGATTTCTCCGACATCCTGGGCGACCTGTTCGGCTTTGGCGATCTGTTCGGCACGGGCAGCGGGCGGCGACGCAGCCGCTCGCGCCGCGGCGCCGACCTGCGCGAGGACCTGAGCCTGGAGTTCGAGGAGGCCGTCTTCGGCGCCGAGACCACCCTCGGGATCCGCCGCCACGAGCACTGCGAGAGCTGCCGGGGCTCGGGGCTGGCCCCGGGCAAAGCGGCGGTGCGCTGCGCCACCTGCGGCGGCCACGGCCAGGTCCGCTATCAGCAGGGCTTCTTCGGCGTGGCCCGCACCTGCTCGTCTTGCCACGGCAGCGGCCAGGTGATCAACGATCCCTGTCCGCAGTGCCACGGGGAAGGCCAGGTATTGCGCGAGCGCGAATTGGCGGTGAAGGTCCCCGCCGGCGTGGAAGACGGCACCCGCATCCGCTATGCTGGGCAGGGCGAGGCTGGAGCGCACGGCGGGCCCCCGGGCGACCTCTATGTCGTGCTCGCGGTGAAGGAGCACCCGTTCTTCGAGCGCGAGGGCAAGGACCTGTACTGCGGCGTGCCCATCTCCATCTCCCAGGCGGCGCTGGGCGCGCAGATCAAGATCCCGACGCTGGAGGGCGAGCACCCGCTGAAGATCCCCGAGGGCACCCAGTCGGGCACCGTCTTCCGGGTGCGCCACAAGGGCGTGCCTTCGCTCAACGGCCACGGCCGCGGCGACCTCCACGTCGAGGTGAGGGTGCAGATCCCCTCGCGACTCAGCAAGCGCCAGCGCGAACTGCTCGAGGAGCTGGCCGCTTTGACCCCGGTGGAGAACAAGCCGCAGCGCCGGACCCTGCTCAGCCGGATGAAGGAGATCTTCGGCTCCTGA